The following coding sequences are from one Pseudomonas mendocina window:
- a CDS encoding META domain-containing protein, whose product MYRALSLALLAATLAGCASDAPQLETERSYRVEWIGERPLIDRSHLTITFAADGRAHGHAGCNHWFAGYSLKGEAIRFDAPGSTRKMCAPALMEQEQRFLTALGEVQRWDFNGIGQLQLWPASGKPIRLWAE is encoded by the coding sequence ATGTACCGCGCCCTGTCCCTCGCCCTGCTCGCCGCCACGCTGGCCGGCTGCGCCAGCGACGCACCGCAGCTGGAAACCGAACGCAGCTACCGCGTGGAATGGATCGGCGAACGCCCGCTGATCGATCGCAGCCACCTGACCATCACCTTCGCCGCGGATGGTCGCGCCCATGGGCATGCCGGCTGCAACCACTGGTTCGCCGGTTATTCGCTCAAAGGTGAGGCCATTCGCTTCGATGCTCCAGGCAGCACCCGCAAGATGTGCGCACCAGCACTGATGGAGCAGGAACAACGCTTCCTGACAGCATTGGGCGAAGTGCAGCGCTGGGACTTCAATGGCATCGGCCAGTTGCAACTGTGGCCAGCCAGCGGCAAGCCGATTCGTCTCTGGGCTGAATAG
- the dinB gene encoding DNA polymerase IV produces the protein MRKIIHVDCDCFYAAIEMRDDPSLASRPLAVGGSADRRGVIATCNYEARAYGVRSAMSSRHALKLCPDLLIVKPRFEAYRSVSREIHAIFRQFTDLIEPLSLDEAYLDVSDSPHFSGSATRIAQEIRRRVAQELHITVSAGVAPNKFLAKIASDWRKPNGLFVITPDQVDDFVAALPVSKLHGVGKVTADKLTRLGIRTCLDLREWNKLALVREFGSFGERLWRLAHGIDERAVQVDSRRQSLSVENTYDQDLPDLDSCLEKLPALLEEMNGRLLRLDSSYRPDKPFVKIKFHDFTQTTLEQAGASRDLESYRQLLSSAFARGGKPVRLLGVGVRLHDLRGRQEQLDLFA, from the coding sequence GTGCGCAAGATAATTCACGTGGACTGCGACTGCTTTTACGCCGCCATCGAGATGCGTGACGACCCGAGTCTGGCCAGTCGTCCGTTGGCGGTGGGTGGTTCGGCTGATCGACGTGGGGTGATTGCCACCTGCAACTACGAGGCGCGCGCTTATGGGGTGCGTTCGGCGATGTCGTCGCGGCATGCGCTGAAACTGTGCCCGGATTTGTTGATCGTCAAACCACGTTTCGAGGCGTACCGCAGTGTCTCGCGGGAAATTCACGCCATCTTCCGCCAGTTCACCGACCTGATCGAGCCGTTGTCCCTGGACGAAGCGTATCTCGATGTCAGCGACTCGCCGCATTTCTCCGGCAGCGCCACGCGCATCGCCCAGGAGATTCGCCGCCGTGTGGCGCAGGAGCTACACATCACGGTGTCGGCTGGTGTGGCGCCGAACAAGTTCCTGGCCAAGATCGCCAGCGACTGGCGCAAACCCAATGGGCTGTTCGTCATCACACCGGATCAGGTGGACGATTTCGTCGCGGCGTTGCCGGTGAGCAAGTTGCATGGCGTTGGCAAGGTCACGGCCGACAAGCTCACGCGTCTGGGCATTCGCACCTGCCTGGATTTGCGTGAATGGAACAAGCTGGCGCTGGTGCGCGAGTTCGGCAGCTTTGGCGAGCGTCTATGGCGGCTGGCGCATGGTATCGACGAGCGTGCGGTACAGGTGGACAGCCGTCGGCAGTCGTTGAGCGTCGAGAATACCTACGATCAGGATCTGCCGGATCTAGACAGTTGTCTGGAGAAGTTGCCGGCGCTGCTCGAGGAGATGAACGGCCGTCTGCTGCGCCTGGATTCGAGCTATCGGCCGGACAAACCCTTCGTCAAGATCAAGTTTCATGACTTTACCCAGACCACCCTGGAGCAGGCCGGCGCCAGCCGGGATCTGGAGAGTTATCGGCAATTGCTGAGCAGTGCCTTTGCTCGCGGAGGCAAGCCGGTGCGCCTGCTCGGTGTTGGTGTAAGGCTGCACGACCTGCGTGGGCGTCAGGAGCAACTGGATCTGTTCGCGTAG
- a CDS encoding cytochrome b, whose protein sequence is MNWKNTPPRYGSLSIGLHWLMLILIAAVYACIELKGNFPKGSDTRELLKQWHFMLGLSVFALVWLRLLARALSPTPAIQPAPPSWQNLLAKLMHLALYALMIGAPLAGWLILSAAGKPIPFFGLELPALIGPDKGLAGQIKELHELAGTAGYWLIGLHAVAGLYHHYVVRDNTLTRMLPGRN, encoded by the coding sequence ATGAACTGGAAGAACACCCCACCACGCTATGGAAGCCTGTCCATCGGCCTGCACTGGCTGATGCTGATCCTGATCGCCGCCGTTTACGCCTGCATCGAGCTCAAGGGCAATTTCCCCAAGGGCAGCGATACCCGTGAACTGCTCAAGCAATGGCACTTCATGCTCGGCCTCAGCGTTTTTGCTCTGGTCTGGTTGCGCCTGCTCGCGCGCGCGCTGAGCCCTACTCCGGCCATCCAGCCCGCGCCACCGAGCTGGCAGAACCTGCTCGCCAAGCTCATGCACCTGGCACTGTACGCCCTGATGATCGGTGCGCCGCTGGCCGGCTGGCTGATTCTCAGTGCCGCCGGCAAACCCATCCCCTTCTTTGGTCTGGAGCTACCGGCACTGATCGGCCCGGACAAGGGACTGGCCGGACAGATCAAGGAACTGCACGAACTGGCCGGCACCGCCGGTTACTGGCTGATTGGCCTGCATGCGGTCGCCGGCCTGTACCACCATTACGTCGTACGCGATAACACCCTGACGCGCATGCTGCCCGGGCGTAATTGA
- the rimO gene encoding 30S ribosomal protein S12 methylthiotransferase RimO, producing MSTATPKVGFVSLGCPKATVDSERILTQLRMEGYEIVPTYQDADVVVVNTCGFIDSAKAESLDAIGEALAENGKVIVTGCMGVAEDSIRDVHPSVLAVTGPQQYEQVVNAVHEVIPPKTEHNPLIDLVPPQGIKLTPRHYAYLKISEGCNHTCSFCIIPSMRGKLVSRPVGDVLSEAERLVKAGVKELLVISQDTSAYGVDLKYKLDFWNGQPVKTRMLELCEALSSMGVWVRLHYVYPYPNVDDVIPLMAAGKLLPYLDIPFQHASPKVLKSMKRPAFEDKTLARIKKWREICPELTIRSTFIVGFPGETEEDFQYLLDWLTEAQLDRVGCFQYSPVEGAPANDLGLEPVPDEIKQERWERFMAHQQAISSARLQAKIGLEMDVLVDEVDGEGAVARSWADAPEIDGSVFIDSPNVKPGDKVRVRIVDADEYDMWGELV from the coding sequence ATGTCCACCGCCACCCCGAAAGTCGGCTTCGTTTCGCTCGGATGCCCGAAAGCGACCGTCGACTCCGAACGCATCCTGACCCAACTGCGCATGGAAGGTTACGAGATCGTACCGACCTACCAGGATGCCGACGTGGTGGTGGTCAACACCTGTGGCTTCATCGACAGCGCCAAGGCCGAGTCGCTGGACGCCATCGGTGAAGCCCTGGCGGAAAACGGCAAGGTGATCGTCACCGGCTGCATGGGCGTGGCAGAAGACAGCATCCGCGACGTGCACCCGAGCGTGCTGGCCGTCACCGGCCCGCAGCAGTACGAGCAGGTGGTCAATGCGGTGCACGAAGTCATCCCGCCGAAGACCGAGCACAACCCGCTGATCGACCTGGTGCCGCCGCAGGGCATCAAGCTCACCCCGCGTCACTACGCCTACCTGAAGATTTCCGAAGGCTGCAACCACACCTGCAGCTTCTGCATCATCCCGTCCATGCGCGGCAAGCTGGTCAGCCGCCCGGTGGGCGACGTGCTCAGCGAGGCCGAGCGTCTGGTCAAGGCCGGCGTCAAGGAACTGCTGGTGATCAGCCAGGACACCAGCGCCTACGGCGTCGACCTGAAGTACAAGCTGGACTTCTGGAACGGCCAGCCGGTGAAGACGCGCATGCTCGAGCTGTGCGAAGCACTGTCTTCCATGGGCGTGTGGGTGCGCCTGCACTACGTCTACCCCTACCCCAACGTCGATGACGTGATCCCGCTGATGGCCGCCGGCAAGCTGCTGCCCTACCTGGACATTCCGTTCCAGCACGCCAGCCCGAAAGTGCTCAAGTCGATGAAGCGTCCGGCCTTCGAAGACAAGACCCTGGCGCGCATCAAGAAATGGCGCGAGATCTGCCCCGAACTGACCATTCGCTCCACCTTCATCGTCGGCTTCCCCGGCGAGACCGAAGAAGACTTCCAGTACCTGCTCGACTGGCTGACCGAGGCGCAGCTCGACCGCGTCGGCTGCTTCCAGTACTCGCCGGTAGAAGGCGCACCCGCCAACGACCTGGGCCTGGAGCCGGTACCGGACGAGATCAAGCAGGAGCGCTGGGAGCGTTTCATGGCGCATCAGCAGGCAATCAGCTCCGCGCGTCTGCAGGCCAAGATTGGCCTGGAGATGGACGTGCTGGTCGACGAAGTGGACGGCGAAGGCGCCGTGGCTCGCTCCTGGGCCGACGCCCCGGAGATCGACGGCAGCGTGTTCATCGACTCCCCCAACGTCAAGCCGGGCGACAAGGTGCGTGTGCGCATCGTCGATGCCGACGAATACGACATGTGGGGCGAGCTGGTCTGA
- a CDS encoding rRNA pseudouridine synthase yields the protein MSEPTRLSKRVIELFGCSRREADLYIAGGWVTVDGKVVEAPQFKVEDQRVELHPDASLDPVAAVTLLVNCPTNISAAKLQQLLTAAQHWEEDPHAQRILHGHFLRQEQSLPLQNGASGLVILSQDWRTQRKLREDGNKLEQEYLVEVSGELPASALERLKKGLLHKGVQFPPCKASWQSEQRLRFALKNPAPDTLRQICTALGLKVLAMKRIRVGGVPMAKLPAGQWRYLGDKERF from the coding sequence ATGAGCGAACCCACCCGCCTGTCCAAACGCGTCATCGAACTGTTCGGTTGCTCGCGCCGTGAGGCCGACCTGTACATCGCCGGCGGCTGGGTGACGGTGGATGGCAAGGTCGTCGAAGCGCCGCAGTTCAAGGTCGAGGATCAACGCGTCGAGCTGCACCCCGATGCCAGTCTTGATCCCGTCGCGGCCGTCACCCTGCTGGTGAATTGCCCGACCAACATCAGCGCCGCAAAGTTGCAGCAGCTACTGACCGCCGCACAGCACTGGGAAGAAGACCCACACGCACAGCGCATCCTGCATGGGCACTTTCTGCGTCAGGAACAGAGCCTGCCGCTGCAAAATGGCGCCAGCGGCCTGGTCATCCTCAGCCAGGACTGGCGTACCCAGCGCAAACTGCGCGAAGACGGCAACAAGCTGGAGCAGGAATACCTGGTCGAGGTCAGCGGCGAATTGCCTGCCAGCGCCCTGGAGCGCCTGAAGAAAGGCCTACTGCACAAAGGCGTGCAGTTCCCGCCATGCAAAGCCAGCTGGCAAAGCGAACAGCGCCTGCGCTTCGCCCTGAAGAATCCTGCGCCCGATACGCTGCGACAGATCTGCACCGCCCTTGGCCTCAAGGTACTGGCCATGAAGCGTATCCGCGTTGGCGGCGTGCCGATGGCCAAGCTGCCGGCCGGGCAATGGCGCTACCTCGGTGACAAGGAACGCTTCTGA
- the tsaA gene encoding tRNA (N6-threonylcarbamoyladenosine(37)-N6)-methyltransferase TrmO: MQHLVSPVGIVHSCFKEKFAIPRQPHLAPAARGVLELLPPFDQGEAVQGLEQVSHVWLLFLFHQALEDKPRLKVRPPRLGGNQSVGVFSTRATHRPNGIGQSVVRLEKVEPGRLYLSGIDLLDGTPVLDIKPYVPYADCVNDAHNAMADAAPRLIPVEWQADALPLARQHALRLNEPLVELIEQCLAQDPRPAYQQPEPERRYGARFWDLDVHWHYPEPGRIRVLDVQKAANIA, from the coding sequence ATGCAGCATCTGGTTTCCCCGGTCGGTATCGTCCACTCCTGCTTCAAGGAAAAGTTCGCCATTCCCCGTCAACCGCATCTGGCGCCTGCCGCACGCGGCGTGCTGGAACTGCTGCCGCCTTTCGATCAGGGCGAGGCCGTGCAAGGCCTGGAGCAAGTCAGCCATGTCTGGCTGCTGTTTCTGTTTCACCAGGCGTTGGAGGACAAGCCGCGCCTGAAGGTGCGCCCGCCACGTCTGGGCGGCAACCAGTCGGTCGGCGTGTTCAGCACTCGCGCCACCCATCGCCCCAACGGTATTGGTCAGTCGGTGGTGCGCCTGGAAAAGGTCGAACCGGGTCGCCTGTACCTGTCCGGCATCGATCTACTCGACGGCACGCCGGTGCTGGATATCAAGCCCTACGTGCCCTACGCCGATTGCGTGAACGATGCGCACAACGCCATGGCCGATGCCGCGCCGCGACTGATCCCCGTGGAGTGGCAAGCCGATGCCTTGCCGTTGGCGCGCCAGCACGCGCTGCGCCTGAACGAGCCGCTGGTGGAACTGATCGAGCAATGCCTGGCGCAAGATCCGCGCCCGGCTTACCAGCAACCAGAGCCCGAACGACGCTATGGCGCGCGCTTCTGGGATCTAGACGTGCACTGGCACTATCCCGAGCCGGGACGCATCCGGGTGCTGGATGTGCAGAAGGCAGCGAACATCGCATAG
- a CDS encoding SDR family oxidoreductase, with translation MHPYFSLAGRTALVTGGTRGIGLMIAKAFVEAGAHVYVCARDGEACAQTAAELSAFGKCTGITANLSDEEGVQALAAELTGRIDKLDILVNNAGTTWGAPLESYPAKGWEKVMQLNVTSVFGCIQQLLPLLRKAGSADCPARVINIGSVAGISAMGEQAYAYGPSKAALHQLSRMLAKELVGEHINVNVIAPGRFPSKMTRFIAEDEAALAADTAVIPMKRWGREEEMAALALSLAGSAGAYMTGTIIPIDGGFHLG, from the coding sequence ATGCATCCGTACTTTTCCCTTGCCGGGCGCACCGCCCTGGTCACTGGCGGCACCCGCGGCATCGGTCTGATGATCGCCAAGGCCTTCGTCGAAGCCGGCGCCCACGTCTATGTCTGCGCCCGCGACGGCGAAGCCTGCGCACAGACCGCCGCCGAGCTTTCCGCCTTCGGCAAGTGCACCGGCATCACCGCCAACCTCTCCGATGAGGAAGGCGTACAGGCCCTGGCTGCCGAGCTGACCGGGCGCATCGACAAGCTCGACATCCTGGTCAACAACGCCGGCACCACCTGGGGCGCGCCGCTGGAAAGCTACCCGGCCAAGGGCTGGGAAAAAGTCATGCAGCTCAACGTCACCTCGGTATTCGGCTGCATCCAGCAATTGCTGCCGCTGCTGCGCAAGGCCGGTTCAGCGGATTGCCCGGCACGGGTGATCAATATCGGTTCGGTAGCCGGCATCAGCGCCATGGGGGAACAGGCTTATGCCTATGGCCCGAGCAAGGCCGCGCTGCACCAGCTGTCGCGCATGCTGGCCAAGGAGCTGGTGGGCGAGCACATCAACGTCAACGTGATCGCCCCGGGGCGCTTCCCGAGCAAGATGACCCGTTTCATCGCCGAGGACGAAGCGGCGCTGGCTGCCGACACCGCAGTGATTCCGATGAAACGCTGGGGGCGCGAGGAAGAGATGGCCGCCCTGGCGCTGAGCCTGGCCGGCAGTGCCGGCGCCTACATGACCGGCACCATCATCCCCATCGACGGCGGTTTTCATCTGGGCTGA
- a CDS encoding methyl-accepting chemotaxis protein: MFKPVARLFANLAVGKKLFIGFGLVLLLTAAMTGSGFLAVQAVLGGHEQVGKLGQVNQEILQARRLERSFAIEQTPESAERVHVSLRKVEAMLADFAKNSAMVEGARIQTMQQAVDEYLKQFDNYVAQQGKAREARQDMRDAAGEARDRFEMIELDMYDAVRELRLQGDRLRGSDPLTLAETASGLSKRMLDLRSYESLYIIDGSAKALEEWEYVSDDLQTVANSLMVWLNDDQKASIETALQALTLYQRSFQYYQQIRSQNEATENAMIERARSVLGLAEAAQASAEQGMLDDSRRALTMLGVMGAAAVIFGLCAALLITRLIVVPLRQTVGFAQRIAAGDLSQDIPQDRHDEVGQLLAAMQDMTVSLRNLVGRIGGGVGQIAAAAEQLSAITAQTSSGVQTQKLETEQTATAMHQMAATVQEVAQNAEQASLAARDADLEAQQGNRVVQQVVDQIDSLANEVEQSAEAIAALNQESARIGSVLEVIRNVAEQTNLLALNAAIEAARAGEQGRGFAVVADEVRALAKRAQDSTEEIEGLIAGLQSMAKGAVQQMDSSRDLTRRTVELAGEAGDALGRITQAVSTIEQMNQQIAAAAEEQSAVAEAINESVTRVRDIGEQSATASEQTAASSAELARLGVELQGLVRQFRT, translated from the coding sequence ATGTTCAAGCCTGTCGCACGTCTATTCGCCAACCTTGCCGTCGGCAAGAAACTCTTCATCGGTTTCGGTCTGGTTCTGCTGCTGACCGCCGCCATGACCGGTAGTGGCTTTCTCGCCGTGCAGGCCGTGCTTGGCGGACATGAACAGGTCGGCAAGCTGGGGCAGGTGAATCAGGAGATCCTCCAGGCGCGCAGGCTGGAGCGCAGCTTCGCCATCGAGCAGACCCCCGAGAGTGCCGAGCGCGTTCACGTCAGCCTGCGCAAGGTCGAAGCCATGCTGGCCGACTTCGCAAAGAATTCCGCCATGGTCGAGGGCGCGCGTATCCAAACCATGCAGCAGGCCGTCGACGAGTACCTGAAGCAGTTCGACAACTACGTCGCCCAGCAGGGCAAAGCGCGCGAGGCGCGTCAGGACATGCGCGATGCCGCCGGCGAGGCGCGCGATCGTTTCGAAATGATCGAACTGGACATGTACGACGCCGTGCGTGAACTACGTCTGCAGGGCGACCGCCTGCGTGGCAGCGATCCGTTGACCCTGGCGGAAACCGCCTCCGGTCTGAGCAAGCGCATGCTCGACCTGCGCAGCTACGAAAGCCTCTACATCATCGACGGTTCGGCCAAGGCGCTGGAGGAGTGGGAGTACGTCAGTGACGATCTGCAGACCGTCGCCAACAGCCTGATGGTCTGGCTCAATGACGATCAGAAAGCCTCTATCGAGACGGCCCTGCAAGCCCTGACCCTGTACCAGCGTTCGTTCCAGTACTACCAGCAGATTCGCAGCCAGAATGAGGCCACGGAGAACGCGATGATCGAGCGCGCTCGCTCGGTACTCGGACTCGCCGAGGCGGCGCAGGCCAGCGCCGAACAGGGCATGCTCGACGACAGCCGGCGAGCGCTGACGATGCTCGGCGTCATGGGCGCTGCGGCGGTGATCTTCGGGCTATGCGCCGCGCTGTTGATCACCCGTCTGATCGTCGTACCGCTACGCCAGACCGTAGGTTTCGCCCAGCGCATCGCCGCCGGTGATCTCAGTCAGGACATTCCCCAGGATCGTCATGACGAAGTGGGCCAATTGCTCGCCGCCATGCAGGACATGACTGTCAGCCTGCGCAACCTGGTCGGCCGCATCGGTGGCGGCGTCGGGCAGATCGCTGCTGCTGCCGAGCAGCTCTCGGCCATCACTGCGCAGACCAGTAGCGGGGTGCAGACGCAAAAACTCGAGACCGAGCAGACCGCCACCGCCATGCACCAGATGGCCGCCACCGTGCAGGAAGTGGCGCAGAACGCCGAGCAGGCCTCGCTGGCGGCGCGTGATGCCGACCTCGAGGCGCAGCAAGGCAATCGCGTGGTGCAGCAGGTGGTGGATCAGATCGACAGCCTGGCCAATGAAGTGGAGCAATCCGCCGAGGCCATCGCTGCGCTGAATCAGGAAAGCGCACGGATCGGCAGTGTGCTGGAAGTCATCCGCAACGTGGCCGAGCAGACCAACCTGCTGGCGCTCAATGCGGCTATCGAAGCCGCGCGTGCAGGTGAGCAGGGCCGTGGTTTTGCCGTGGTTGCCGACGAAGTACGCGCACTGGCCAAGCGCGCGCAGGACAGCACCGAGGAAATCGAAGGCCTGATCGCCGGCCTGCAGAGCATGGCCAAGGGCGCGGTGCAGCAGATGGACAGCAGCCGTGACCTGACGCGGCGCACTGTCGAGCTGGCGGGCGAGGCGGGCGATGCCCTGGGGCGCATCACCCAGGCGGTCAGCACCATCGAACAGATGAATCAGCAGATCGCCGCGGCTGCCGAGGAGCAGAGTGCGGTGGCCGAGGCGATCAACGAAAGCGTCACCCGCGTGCGCGATATCGGCGAGCAAAGCGCCACGGCCAGTGAGCAGACCGCTGCCTCCAGCGCCGAGCTGGCACGCCTGGGCGTGGAGCTTCAGGGGCTGGTGCGGCAGTTCCGTACCTGA
- the maiA gene encoding maleylacetoacetate isomerase, which produces MLKLYGYWRSSAAYRVRIALNLKGLAYEQVPVHLVKDGGQQHAADYRALNPQGLLPLLVDEEGGGVHIAQSLAIIEYLEEIFPLPALLPADPAERAQVRALALHIACDVHPLNNLRVLQYLSSELGVDDKAKNAWYRHWVELGLAAVEEGLAAFEGRLSLGSRPGYLEACLIPQLYNARRFACDLAAYPRILDLAARCEPLEAFSLAAPEAQPDAQ; this is translated from the coding sequence ATGCTGAAACTCTACGGCTACTGGCGCTCCAGCGCCGCCTACCGTGTGCGCATCGCCTTGAACCTCAAGGGTCTGGCCTACGAGCAAGTGCCGGTGCATCTGGTCAAGGACGGTGGCCAGCAGCACGCCGCTGACTACCGAGCGCTGAACCCGCAGGGCCTGCTGCCGCTGCTGGTGGACGAGGAAGGTGGTGGTGTACACATCGCTCAATCACTGGCGATCATCGAGTACCTCGAAGAAATCTTCCCGCTGCCGGCGCTGCTGCCAGCCGATCCGGCCGAGCGTGCGCAGGTGCGGGCGTTGGCGCTACACATCGCCTGCGATGTGCACCCGCTGAATAACCTGCGCGTGCTGCAATACCTCTCCAGCGAGCTGGGTGTCGATGACAAGGCGAAGAACGCCTGGTATCGGCACTGGGTCGAGCTGGGCTTGGCTGCGGTGGAAGAGGGGCTGGCGGCGTTCGAAGGGCGTCTGTCGCTGGGCTCGCGGCCAGGCTATCTGGAGGCCTGCCTGATTCCGCAGCTATACAACGCACGGCGTTTTGCCTGTGATCTTGCTGCCTACCCGCGCATTCTCGACCTGGCGGCGCGCTGTGAGCCACTGGAGGCTTTCAGTTTGGCTGCACCCGAGGCGCAGCCCGATGCTCAATAG
- a CDS encoding fumarylacetoacetate hydrolase family protein — protein MKLASLNQGRDGVLIVVSRDLTRAVPVPQIAATLQAALDDWAVARPKLEAVYQRLNDGLEEGAFAFDQAACHSPLPRAYHWADGSAYVNHVELVRKARGAEMPESFWHDPLMYQGGADAFIPPHSPIRLADEAWGIDLEAELAVITDDVPMGATPAEAAGHIRLLMLVNDVSLRNLIPGELAKGFGFYQSKPSSSFSPVAITPDELGESWKDGKVHRPLVSHINGTLFGQPNAGVDMTFNFPTLVAHAAKTRPLGAGTIIGSGTVSNYDRSAGSSCLAEKRMLEIVEQGEAKTPFLKFGDRVRIEMFDAAGQSLFGAIDQVVERYDAR, from the coding sequence ATGAAACTCGCATCACTGAATCAAGGCCGCGATGGCGTGCTGATCGTCGTTTCCCGCGACCTGACTCGCGCCGTGCCTGTGCCGCAGATCGCCGCCACCTTGCAGGCCGCGCTGGACGACTGGGCCGTGGCCCGGCCGAAACTGGAGGCGGTCTACCAGCGCCTCAACGACGGCCTGGAGGAGGGCGCCTTCGCCTTCGATCAGGCCGCCTGCCACAGCCCCTTACCGCGCGCCTACCACTGGGCCGACGGTAGCGCCTACGTCAATCACGTCGAGCTGGTGCGCAAGGCGCGCGGGGCCGAGATGCCGGAGAGCTTCTGGCATGACCCACTGATGTACCAGGGCGGTGCCGATGCCTTCATCCCGCCACATAGCCCGATCCGCCTGGCCGACGAAGCCTGGGGCATCGACCTGGAAGCCGAGCTGGCGGTGATCACCGATGACGTGCCAATGGGCGCCACGCCGGCCGAAGCGGCCGGGCATATCCGTCTGCTGATGCTGGTCAACGACGTGTCACTGCGTAACCTGATTCCCGGCGAGCTGGCCAAGGGCTTCGGTTTCTACCAGAGCAAGCCGTCGTCTAGCTTCTCCCCGGTGGCCATCACCCCGGATGAGCTAGGCGAAAGCTGGAAGGACGGCAAGGTGCACCGGCCGCTGGTTTCGCACATCAACGGCACGCTGTTCGGCCAGCCGAACGCCGGCGTGGACATGACCTTCAATTTCCCGACTCTGGTGGCGCATGCCGCCAAGACACGCCCGCTGGGCGCCGGCACCATCATTGGTTCGGGCACGGTGTCGAACTACGACCGCAGCGCAGGCTCAAGCTGCCTGGCGGAGAAACGCATGCTGGAGATCGTCGAGCAGGGCGAGGCGAAAACGCCGTTCCTCAAGTTCGGCGACCGGGTACGTATCGAAATGTTCGACGCCGCCGGCCAGAGCCTCTTCGGCGCCATCGACCAGGTGGTGGAACGCTACGATGCCCGCTAA
- a CDS encoding homogentisate 1,2-dioxygenase — protein MSRQWIRFPLREGECSRQAHCDLPQGTYEREMGREGFFGPTAHLHHKHPPTGWIDWEGPLRPHAFNFNDIPSERDCPLAAPLTLHNADVKLRVWRTHGAMRHLVRNADGDELLFVHEGSGHFYCDFGHLEYRDGDYLLIPRGTAWRIEASTPSYFLLIENTDGAYQLPDKGLLGPQAIFDLAVLEHPHIDDAFKAQQDENTWQIRIKRRGQISTVTYPYNPLDVVGWHGDNTVVRLNWRDIRPLVSHRYHLPPSVHTTFVANGFVVCTFTPRPVESDPGALKVPFFHNNDDYDEVLFYHRGNFFSRDNIEQGMVTLHPCGFPHGPHPKALKKSQVDPATFIDEVAVMIDTRRALEVSDAAGAVDVAEYVNSWRAPGTQA, from the coding sequence ATGAGCCGTCAATGGATTCGCTTTCCCCTGCGTGAGGGCGAGTGTTCGCGTCAGGCGCATTGCGACCTGCCGCAGGGCACCTACGAGCGCGAAATGGGCCGCGAGGGTTTCTTCGGCCCCACCGCGCACCTGCACCATAAGCATCCACCCACTGGCTGGATCGACTGGGAAGGCCCGCTGCGCCCGCACGCGTTCAACTTCAACGACATCCCCAGCGAGCGTGATTGCCCGCTGGCGGCGCCGCTGACGTTGCACAACGCCGACGTCAAGCTGCGCGTGTGGCGCACCCATGGCGCCATGCGTCACCTGGTGCGCAATGCCGATGGCGACGAGCTGCTGTTCGTTCATGAAGGCAGCGGGCACTTCTATTGCGATTTCGGCCACCTGGAATACCGCGACGGCGACTACCTGCTGATCCCGCGCGGCACCGCCTGGCGTATCGAGGCCAGCACGCCGAGTTACTTCCTGCTGATCGAGAACACCGACGGCGCCTACCAGTTGCCGGACAAGGGCCTGCTCGGCCCACAGGCGATCTTCGACCTGGCGGTGCTGGAGCACCCGCATATCGATGACGCCTTCAAGGCGCAGCAGGACGAGAATACCTGGCAGATCCGCATCAAGCGGCGCGGCCAGATCAGCACCGTGACCTACCCGTACAACCCGCTGGACGTGGTCGGCTGGCACGGCGACAACACCGTGGTGCGTCTGAACTGGCGCGACATTCGCCCGCTGGTCAGCCACCGCTACCACCTGCCGCCGTCGGTGCACACCACCTTCGTCGCCAATGGTTTCGTGGTCTGCACCTTTACCCCGCGCCCGGTGGAGTCCGACCCCGGCGCGCTCAAGGTGCCGTTCTTCCACAACAACGACGACTACGACGAAGTGCTGTTCTACCACCGTGGCAACTTCTTCAGCCGCGACAACATCGAGCAGGGCATGGTCACCCTGCATCCATGCGGTTTCCCCCATGGGCCGCACCCCAAGGCGCTGAAGAAGAGTCAGGTCGATCCGGCCACCTTCATCGACGAGGTGGCGGTGATGATCGACACCCGCCGCGCCCTGGAGGTGAGCGACGCCGCTGGTGCGGTGGACGTGGCCGAGTACGTCAATTCCTGGCGTGCGCCGGGTACACAAGCTTAA